The genomic window aaatctgcaagtagaggagcgcaattggtaccaaTTGTGATTttaatagtctgttggaagacttaacctccaaattcaacaaatatgttgtcaattaaaaagtccagcatggcagttATATCCTCGTCGGTATATTTTTTCCTTGATTCTGTATAATTTTTCACAACGTAAGCTGAATTCCAGCCCAAAACcagatatttaaaacgtctagtgccctttttgttaaagaaacataagctgacgagttctttcagtcgagctttaagtttagtatgtggaatagtggtataaagagttgaaaaatcaaaggtttttttaaaatgttggtacaatgttttaatgattgagattgtaaattcaccaataactcttttgaatttttcagtatccacatctgattaacaccacttcttgaatatgccatttcggaatatttctgaagtccttctttgactgcagtgagtatggcagtaagaactttagaaaggggttaagtggaacacttggaagaaccTGCAATATACCTTTCCTTATAAGGATTCTTGTGAAGCTTAGGAATCCAATATAAGGATGGTAGATCCTGGTCTTCATCCTTTGGATTAACACCAAAGGAGATTATAACCGATTTGTGGATTTCCAGGATCTCCTGCTTCGTAAGCGTACTTAGTGTATTTGTAGGATTTCCAAGTGTGTTATCCCCAGTTCCTTAATCAGGCAGTCAATGTAGTGttcttgcaaacaaaaacaatattgttcgAGGCTTTGTCAGCTGgaacgacaacatatttgtcatggaggcaaGATAACTCCTCTATTACATGAGGTTCTTTAAAGATGGAAGGAGCTTTGGTGCGACCTTTTAAGCTTACTTACCCCTTCTGAATCAATGATCTTACTGATTTAACCCACTCTGAAAGAGTGTCAACCTCAACCTTTTCTCTTTTTGCCCAGTCTTTTGCATAACCCTCAACAGAATCCATTAGTAGTTCGAAGTTCTGCTTCGAATTGATTGGCTGTGGCTCTGTATTTCGGACCCTTGGACAAAAGTTGTCTCAACTTGTAGTTATTCACTACGTTTAGGTCTCCAGATTTACATGGTCAGCAGGATTATACACGAAATGGGAAAGTGAACAGGCACAATCAGGTGGTTTAGCTTTGAGGTCATCAATATTTAGATTAAAAGATCTAAATATAGTAAATTGTATTATATGTGTCTGTGTACAGTACTTTAGTTGGTCTAGTAGAATTTATTTTATGCATGTGAGTTTTTCCTAGTCTTGACCCTTGAttaaaactaaaactataaaaaaaaatatagttcatCATGTGCATGTTTATgtaacatttttcttttctttcagatgatttatgtattgttcagtataataaaacacctaatgactggTTGTGCGGGTAATAACAAGTTGGTAGTCCCTTCGCATACCAACTATTGcctcgagcaatagttggtatctcGAGGCAATAGTTGGTATCGCAGGGACAACAAGttgctattaccctcacacccagtcaCTAGgtgtatattattttaattaaataaagaCACCGGCCAAAGAAAAAAATGACTAACACAAGACTTGTCAAAactttaaggaatatttagtcatcaatatatatatctgttatccTTTGAATcttattactagtatatatttgtatgtggtgagactataAAAAAGAttgaatcatatatcatttatcaGAATCATAATGACGTAGATGTAACAATAAACCGCCAACAATGAGCTAGCAAAATCTATACCGCATTGCAAGCTGTAAAAGACGCGACCTATAACTAAATGCAAAACAGTTCAGATGAGAAAACAAAAGCCATAtaatttatgcacaaaacaataaacgaaaatatATAATGCAGTAgtaaactacaaccactgaattacagacctcttactcgggacaggcacatgcatgacatcagactcggacttctcttgaactgaattttaatgtgcgtattgttatgcgtttacttttctacattggctagaggtatagggggatggttgagatctcacaaacatgtttaaccccgccgcatttttgcgcctgtcccaagtcaggagcctctggcctttgttagtcttgtataattttaattttagtttcttgtgtacaatttggaaattagtatggcgttcattatcactgaactagtatatatttgtttaggggccagttgaaggacgcctccgggtgcgggaatttctcgctacattgaagacctgttggtgaccttctgctgttgtttttttttctatggtcgggttgttgtctctttggcacattccccatttccattctcaattttatgcatacTATGGCAGGATTTAACATGGTAGTGGACGCCCAATCGTCTCAATCACAGTTCACGCGGTGATACAACCTGTACGTGTCACATCTATTAAATCAATTAAATTACTATAGTGccagaaaatatttttatgaatcaGTTTACGATTGTAAATGAAtaaaaactcattaaagataccaggattgaaattttgtatttgcgccagacgcacgtttcgtctagaaaagactcatcagtgcaaCGCTCGAATAATAAAAACCAACCAAATTCTGAAAGTTTTGCCAATACAGCTAAGTTTACCTATTCCATATATAACTATATCATAGCAAATATTTATACGACGGATGATTTAAGTGTAAGAGGGCATTAGCAACCAACGCATATTTGTTCCATCTAATATAATTTTCTCTGGAATCTTGGTTATAACAATGCCTTAATTGTGCATGGTACCTTTTCTGTTCTGTATTATGTTTCCATTGGAAaacacattttacattttttttttccgTTTTGAACTTAATTTATGAAAGAGCTTCTATATCTGAATAGCAATGTTGTCGACACATTTTATtgatggttttattttatttcagcatGGACAACAGTCTTTCTTGCCTGTGCAAATAATGGTCAGTCTGTAATAGATTCATGGAATGCATCGTCTTCCATATCAACAACAATCAATGGTGCTGTTACATCTGATGCATCAGCTTGTAGACTAAAACAAGTCAGGAGCTCACTCGTAGATAACTGGAGCAAGCATAACATTGACCAAGTACATGTGTAACTAATATAATTTAGAAGTCATTGTACTCCATAGAAAATGACTGAATTATATACTTTTGTCCGAAATAACACTTTGTTCAAAAAACACAAAGCGATATTATTGTAATTGGTTAACTATTTGATTCATTGATTTAAAATCCCGATATATTAGCTGTAAATCTCTGCACATATATTCGCATAAAAGCTTTCTTCTTGGCACTACATTCCAGCAGTGATATGCTCCAACTAAATAGCACCTATACATATAGCAACCTCATTATGATCTGTCACACACCGAAATTACTTTCAAAAAATATCTACCCTAAAACAAagttaaattcaaaacaaataaggCCTGAATAGATAAAAGTGCGAGGCAACATAACAGTAGTTAAcccatttttaaaaatcaaatgaaaaagttgaaaaaaacctCAGAAAATGGAGGGAGTTTGGATGTGTTGATGCAGTAAGAAAATGATCCCTTAATTCTAAGAAGAAGCGGAAGGGgtgtttattggcaaatttgattaacagcagaaggtcattcCTATTGAAAACTCTcctaaaatatttattcaatgtttttgttCACTTTATCTTTATATACTGTATATCGATAATATAAAATTCAAGTAAATCCATAGATATTGCCCGACTATGGTAATTGAACTGTCTAACATTTTAGCAAACTGTCTATTCAAACTCCTTAATCTGCCCCTGACAAaacttttttatgttaaaaaaatagaaatatctctttatttcaaatttacaCACCAGAAACgcttttttcttgattatttataaCTATCgtgtaaattttgaaaattttgatttttttatgtctaaaTATCTATATTAATGCGTGACAGGACAATTGTCAAGTTTATATATTATACTGTTAAAATTTTGTAACCAGAATAGTTTGaaatgattcattttacatcgtCATCATAcggatgaaggatatctgttatccgaaatattaaaagttacatttgtttattttattgttatttttttgtgatgtCGCACCCTTTTAATCCCTCCTTTAGActggttatatattatattttgtagtgtactgtaTCATATTTATATGATCTatcgccccgtaagatttatTGTTGGCTATTATTCAGTCATATACGCTAgaatgtatttttgaaatctgcCAGCCCCCTCGGGATCAAATGGTCGTCAGTAGATACTGTATTTTTCATCTGGGGTTAAAGCTATAATAAAATTGTCAGTGAAACAAGTGACAATGATCTTTTAATTAacaatctttttttgttttatacaacAGGTTAAAGTTGAAGTGTACAAGAATGGGTCTGTCATCGCTGCGTTTTACTTCAATGGTCTTGGTACGAACCACATTAACTGGTTCTCGAAGAACAACCTGTTAGGAACCACTTACACTGATTTGACACGAAGTTCAACGGTTAACTATTTTTCAATTGAAGGgttagtatttatttttttatatctttcaaCTTTCTTCAGATGTCGTTTATGATATTAAACACACACATGCACACACTGGTTTTCTGGAATAGTTAAAGCTTTAGATGTCACATTTCATTCTTCTTTAACAGCATAGAGGAGCGCCATTTCTACATAAATGAACATTTTGGAGGGTGTCCTGCTGATGAAGGATGGCTATTAGTTCGTGATGTAACAGGACAGGTTGCGCCATGTCATTTTGATCATTTGACAAAACCGCCATATTTCATTGTTAGTCCTGGAAACAAGAAAGGGAGATTCGAAAGTGGTAAGTACCTCGTAATGTGGTTCTTACCAAATGACGCATTTCGGGCCAGGGAGGCTTTTATTGTTTAGAAATAATGAAACTGCGGAAGAAGTAAATATGATTATCTTATCAGATAATTGTTCTCTATTCGTCCATATTCCCAATTTTATTGTTAGCCATTTCCTTAATTTTTTAGCACGATTATTCTTGGTTATGAATTAATAACATTCGATTTGTAATATATTTCTACGAGGCAAACTTCACACAGAAGTGTCTCACGAAGAACGAAATAAAGTTGCATTATCCTCTAACTCCATATTAAGCGGTATTTAATCAAAGCTTTCCATGTAATAAAATGTTGACAACTTTGAATGCCTCTATGCATATCttgcatctttaaaaaaaaataattgcttatTTAAATGTGTAAATTCTAGTTGTATGCTATTGGTAATAAGAAAGTAAATGAAGATGGCGGAAGAGATTTTTCATCTGAGATAtataactaattttatttttctgctGCCATTCAACGTGTTTTGTGCTGGTATTCATACCTATAGTTGTTGAAAAATATTACCTCTTTTATAATGAAAACGCAGAACCCGAAAGCAAAGCTTACAATTAAATATTTTCtgtaaagttttaattttaagtGAAAAGCATTcaagtcatttattttcatttcagggCAGTATATTCTGGCTGATGCTATGGAGATTTCTGTGCATACCAACACATGTAAATGTCCATCACCAATCTCAAAGGGAACTGAACAGATAGTTGGATGATTGATAAATATATAGATcatattaaaaatacaaatagatggaacttttgtttattttttttttgtacgaaAATCAGTCCAATATCATATTCTTATGACCTCGACAATAATGAAATCtaattcataacttttttttgaACATACCAACTATTTTATCACTGAGTATACCGATTACCGctggaataaaataaaacacacagtATATCTAGTGCAATATAAATTGCCAGTGATGGTAAGTCGATAACTAAACTGAATTTTTccaaatataattttaattttcaatgaagCAACTCATCTGCACCATGATATGAGGTAAATATATCAGAGCTGTCACTGTATTCTATGGTTTGTCTTTCTTATCAGAATATCACTGAAAGATGAAAGGGGAAAGGGGGGTGGTGGTGGGgaataggaggggtcctgatcccgaaatgccgggcttaaaaacacgaaattttacaaataaatttaaatcccgaaaCCCCAAAATTTGAacaaagaattcccggatcccgaaagagTAATTAGCGAAATCCCGAGCTTAGAAACACCCGTTATATGAGTCTTAGATTACAGCTTATATTAAATTCGAGGTAACAGTTTAAAAATGATGCAGAGAAAGCCGTGCCTGTCTTTTCTTTAACTTCTAGCTCTGGAGGACATATAAAAACAATTAGAAAATTTTGGATTGTAAATGAAAcgaaaatcatcaatatatctgaatgtgaaattcaATGATATGGTTTCTTTGATCTACCCTAAATTGAGCTTTGACTCATATgtaaataagaagaggtcgacaaAGAAAGACACACAGTTTGTTTCTATTGGCTTGCCGACAATCTGCTTAAAAGGTCTACCTCCTAATTCATAAATACATTGTCGTGAAGAATCTCCAGCATACTAACCACTTTGTCTcggtgtagcatgttttacctttttgttaaCTACTGACAAAAATGCCGTATGGTATCCCAAAGGAGTAAAATAGCGTATGCGGAGTTTTCACAAAATGATGTAAAATGGTTGTCTGAAGATATAAGCAACCATCTGTGTTTACGCAACGCTTTCGTTATTGAAAAACTTGATAGTTGACGATAACTCATTCTGGACTAGTACGTTATTTTATACCCAAAGGTAAAATGCCGTATTGTGAATTCAGATCAAGGTACTAAAATCTGAACATACCCGGTAGTTCAATGCAGAGGCACTGAAATTTCCATTCAGGTATcctgatttatttttaataagtttattaTAACATTGTTCAAACAGATAGTTTACGTAGACATTTGTCAATTATCGTAGACTGTTTTATGCACACTTAACGGATTTGTTTGTGTCATTGGCTTGCTGCCACAAGGACAGAATTATTTTGTTCATGACCATATCTGGTCTTTTTGATAATTGTTCGCACTGATaacgtgaaacggatattccattaCGGCTAACCAACTCGTGAAGGTGTCCGTAAATTTACGAAATGAtgttttcaacttcaccattttgaattATCTTTACATTTGGTATGTAGACTAGTGGCCTATAAGTgttcaagtcttcaatactgttagcattaagaaaatacttccattggtCTATACAAAAGCAAAttccaacaataacaacttgctACTTTTGgataatgtgttttataaatttatttcagtCGTTCATCATCTGTTTAAATCTTTTAATGTGTATCCTCAACATCGTGTTGTTTTAATGaagggacataacaccactactaaccgtgtattgaaatgaTCCCCGCCTaataacctaatatggaatatacacggtctacACGTCGGTGCTTTTAATCAACCATATTCCTAGACATGTATATGAGGtaatataaaaatagttataagaagatgtggtatgagtttcaatgagactactctccatccaagtcgaaatttgtaaaagttaaccattataggtcaaaagcACGGTTTTAACACGGGGCATTTTTCACActgaacatcaagctataaagggcactaaaatgactagtgtaaaactattcaaacagaaaaaccaacagtgtaatctatataaaaaacagtcTGCACGTGGGTGCTTTTTATCAACCATATTCCTAGACATATATATGAGGtaatataaaaatagttataagaagatgcggtatgagtttcaatgagacaactctccatccaagtcaaaatttataaaaataaaccattaaaggtcaaagtacggttttcaacacgggGCATTGACTCACACCGAGCATCAAACTATAAAGGGCactaaaatgactagtgtaagactattcaaacagaaaaaccaagtctaatctatataaaaaaacaagaaaaacttatgaagcacatcaacaaacgacaaccactaaacatcaggtttttgacttaggacaggtgaaaaTAAATGTAGCGGGGAAAACGTTTTAATAGATACCAAGCTTCACCcttactccgtatgcaggcgctgctggaatgttgtaaCATAGAAATGGAAATTCTTAGAATCCTAGCCATACTTCATTTGCCTCGATAGTAACCTGCTCGAAGGATGTACACGTTTAGAGTGCCATCAGAAAAATATGATAGTGGACACAGGTGGAACATGATATTCTTACCTTTATTAAAACATCTAAAAtcctttttaatcttttttgggGATCGTATTACTCAGTCAATAATTTTGTAACGATTTTTATCTTTGTTtcttttcgtcgttttctttTTTGGAATGATGTTTGTTATCTGAATATCCTCGAttagtgattttgattttccCTCTGATATATGCTGGTAAATGGACAATAATCAAGTATTCAGACAGTTTTGAGGAGTCAGATCTTCATCAAGGTcgtctgatttaaaaaaaataataaacagaaCAAAACTCACAATGCCACAATGCAAGCAATAAGATGACGTTTTGTAAAATGTGGTATATACCGTCGTGGACGGAATGCTACTGAAATATCGACTAATATTATattaaaacgacaattttaaggTAAGGGTAGCTTCGTGCAatgaatgtatttttaattttgttggtttaaacatattttatcgTTCAAATAGGACAATTGGATTAAACAcagatttttctatttagtaacgacttcctttttttttttaaaagagacatgcttgaaaaatatcttacaagTCCTCGATGAATCAGAAACATATGATATTTGACACAAGTGGAACATGATATtcttatctttttaaaaacaactaaaattctttttaaataattttgggATCGTATTACTCAGTCAATAATTTTGCAGCGATTTTTATCTTTGTTTCTTTTCGTGGTTTTCGTTTTTGGAATGATGTTTGTTATCTGAATATCCTCGAttagtgattttgattttcctTCTGATATATGCTGGTAAATGGACAGTTATTAAGTATTCAGACAGTTTTGAGGAGTCAGATCTTCATCAAGGTCGAAGAAGATATGACTCccaaaactaaggattttcttatccaagtaatagattactttagccgtatttgttacaactttttggacttttgggtcctcaatgctcttcaactttgtaattgtttggctttataactattttgatgtgagcgtcactgaagagtcttatgtagacgaaacatgcgtctggcgtattaaataatcctggtacctttgataactttttttattgtGACTCCAAGCAAGCATTTCCTCGATTTTACATTATTGATGGATGTAAAATGATTAAACCACCATTCTTATTGGTGGCTAATTTGCATATCTATATTGTCCGTTCATTCGTTTGTCCAACAAATatttccttcactgttttattCCATGTTTCACTTTTCTCGCGATTTACTGACCAGAATAAGTTTATGGTTAGTCAGTAGCTTAAAAGTGCATGTGTGAGTACATTTTGAATCTTTCAGAGACGCATACAATTTGTTGTCTGATACTTTGAGTTACAAATGGGTTGTGCTAAGGATAGCAACGCGTACATTTGTTTCGtcatttaagtttaataaaacacaaactctttgataattttgttaaaatataatgtttcttaaAATCATCTGTAGGTATAATTATCAACggctaaataaatgaaaatatgtcTTCTGTTCTTCCTATTCAACCAATGATTTCACCACTGTCAACCATGCTTCTAAacccaaaaatacaaaaattttatTATTCGTACATAGTCATAGTACTTAAGAACATAGACGTTTATTTTATCCAATATACGAATTTTCAGATTTGAATCAAATCTGTGAATGTAAACTATttattcatcatttaaaaaattattgCAGTTCTACCTTCAATATAGATGTAACTCTGACTATGACTTTTTTCataatgtttaaattattttgtgaaaatcggCATTTCACATGATCTggttaaattgtgtaaattaggTAAggatgaaattaaaacacaactGAATATAACTAACCTGAATAAACGAGGCAACTAACACGAATAAGTGAACGCAGGCTTTATAAAGTAGTTAAAtctgtttttattaaaatgttgacGAACGAACGTTTACACCATATAACATGTATAGCGCCCATTCATGATAGATGtataaaaagaatacaaaacttaCCCCTTctcacaaataaaatacaaactagTATCTTTGCAAAAGTAATCGCCCCAATCGAACTGAAAAGGAGTCCATAAAACCCCACAGTTTTGATGAGTATGACCCTCCGGTTGTCCCGGATACCAGCTTACATATGTTGCAGTCTTATCTGATGAAACCCATCTGAAATCATCTGGTACTTCTATATCATTCAATCCCATCCAATATCCACTCGGTGGACTAGAATCTAAGATAGAAAtgatattaaatacaaatttgacATATTCTCTTGCACGATATGGAGCATAAGAAAATATAAGCAGTGTTTTGTAGGGAAAAAATCGTCTGGAAGATAATATAAGAAGAACAGAAACGGGAGATATTGAAATGCAACTACTCGTTTAGGAGTAAATTCGGATCTAAAAGAAAGGCAAAAGACACCAAAGGTATTATTATGCCTGAACGGTCAACCAAGTCATGGTTGCGTCcgtaaaattcaaatttataagtcgaaaataaactgacagcgcaaTGGCTAATAaagaaaagaccaacagacaaacaagaCTACAAaagccacaacatagaaaactataaacTGAGAAACCCAAACCCAACCAAAACCCAAGGTGATATCAGTTTCCCCGGGAGAGTAAAAAGATCATGCTCCTCATATAGCACCCATCATgatgctcatgttagtacaaacccggtaagtCTAATGTTGGTAGATTTGATTTGAGGAAAAGGGAACGGAGTTGTAGTTACAACATTTGGAGCATATTCGCTAGCATCTGTGTTTCGGATACATAAATTCCATAACGGTCACCCACTACAAGTAAAATTAACGAAAGGATGACTTCAACTTAATCATATTCAActgttggtttaatagcttccttgtgatcagTAACCCTGTATCTAGTAAATTATggtaggaaatacaagccctggaatattgAAACTACATTGAGATATAATCCGTATGCAGGCGATGGTGGAATGGTGCTACAtagaatggaaagttcaaaattggaTGCTTAAACCTTCTCTATTGTCGTAAAATTTTGcattcaatcgaccctcattgttaatttctggATGTTATTCAAGCTATGAAGAAGCCTTAATTGTACCTGGTGTATCGTTTATcccaagttcgatgggatagattaactaatcaaagataccagtattgaaatataattgcaccagacgcgcgttacgtctacaaaagactcatcagtgacgctcgaatgaaaaaaatgttaaaaaggccaaatactaGTATAGTAACATTACGGTTTAGAGGGTAAGCTGTAGGTTTTGTACATATAACTTTTTTTGGCTACTCAGTAAACCATCACTTCTATTTTTTGCGTTCGTCGTTTACTGTTAGCCAACGCGTATGCAAAGACATTTGATGAAaattacatattcttttatagtttttgaaTGTAGATAGTGTTAGTAAGGTCTCTGGCAATAATGATATAGAGTTCGTCTTCACTGTTTGACCAGGGGGTCCCTGACTGACCGATTGTTCCCACCTTCGGTTTATCCTTATTTCACATGTTCCCGCTTTATAaccttgttattttattattggAGGGTCTGAATATTGTAACCGGGCCCCATACATACTGAGAGTAAGCTTAGTTAATTAAGTCCCGTTTGGTCATTTCCCGACTCGACATAATGTCAACATTCCGATCGCCGACATTTGCATCACTTTGTTTATTGACGTCGGTGACATAATGACATGAGATCAGCATCCAATCAGCATAACGTAATTTGCCAACCATCTCCATAGGGGCACGAGACGTTGGTTGGACAGACGTATAAAAGCAAGTGCACAACTAACTCGAATAACAGTCTTCCAGGAGACTGCGGCCCGCTACCAGGGCGTTCACTCCTGATACCAAGGAAATTACCAGAGCAAAAAACTAATTAGCCGCAGTCGATGGAACCCGCAAACGACATGTAACATGTATGCATTCCCGTTGGATTAATGGACCAAGCCATGATAGACCTAGATGTTTTACTACGTTTACTACGATGTTGACAAACGATTAACGtaccaaaaggggggggggtgtctcTGAATATTTTACGCTAAAGTTCTCTGTTGGGTTTTAAGTGATTTATACTTATAAAAGTATTGataaaaaattgataataaattgtAAAGCTTCAATGCATCTTGTTATCTGTTGAACATGTAATAAGTAAGTAAGTGTTAAAATAATGAGTTTCTGAGCTACAATATTTAGACCAGTGCCGTAGCTGTTTCGCCTGCTACACTACATAGTGCCTTGATGATTGTGCCAGCTACGCTACCAGTATTTACATAGTTTGTAACTCGACACCAGAGTTGACAGATCTATATCAGTATTGACCAATAACCTAGTCACCAGTGTATAGTTAACCTTGTAGAATACTTTTACTTAGGGGACACTCCCATCCCGTAACAGtatgaagttaaagagcatttaggaccaaaaattcctaaaagttttgccaaatacagctaaggtaatctattcttggagtagaaaagccttagtatttcataacttcaaagttttgtaaactgttaattTATAAGTATGACGATATCAAATGAtaaggaatttcttatcccagCCATAGATTAcgtttggaatttttgatcctcaatgctctttgctctttaactttttacttgtttggctttatacttattttgatatgagcgtcactgatgagtctaatgtagaggaaacgcgcgtctggcgtactaaattataatcctggtacctttgataattattaatgGACATATGcctatataacattataatttagGTGaagttattcatttattttgtaaactCATTATTATGGAACTGTATAAAAGAGAAAAACAAGATGCACAAAAATGAAGGGAAAACAAAATAAccgttaaaaaaaacacaaaaaactagCTTGAGTAACACAAACCCTATAAGTTAAACAATAAGGgtgaacttatatatatatatatatatatataagtacgtctgagtcagtgacaactctacaacagatgtatccatcggatcgccatcaatgatggtgatacatggctgtgtacataatgtatatacaactcgtctaaacatcaacccaacaatgttagatctgtaaatatgctttcgcaaatttttggttcttccctcgccgggattcgaacccatgctactgtgatatcgtgacaccaaatcgcccgcactgcagccgtcccgctagaccacacgaacacctgggctctacaaataataaagctttcagtggccgtgtgttacctttcctcgtcagttttaatctagcggcgtactacagtacatgatatataaggcatgaagatgttattgttacagatcagctaaattatct from Mytilus galloprovincialis chromosome 5, xbMytGall1.hap1.1, whole genome shotgun sequence includes these protein-coding regions:
- the LOC143076118 gene encoding uncharacterized protein LOC143076118, which translates into the protein MLPLLLFLLSILVSNGFLLDNGHSTGNRGTQRDINALLTEERQSRQRLESYVAELYHELSMTKQMASNLTKEYQSLKKALQTDWKNMSGCNSAKLTDESNANQCCIETQYLINNVLTIQDNIDGLLTQSITDMEDTKCQISSSTWTTVFLACANNGQSVIDSWNASSSISTTINGAVTSDASACRLKQVRSSLVDNWSKHNIDQVKVEVYKNGSVIAAFYFNGLGTNHINWFSKNNLLGTTYTDLTRSSTVNYFSIEGIEERHFYINEHFGGCPADEGWLLVRDVTGQVAPCHFDHLTKPPYFIVSPGNKKGRFESGQYILADAMEISVHTNTCKCPSPISKGTEQIVG
- the LOC143074093 gene encoding perlucin-like protein; amino-acid sequence: MHLLGTFCFVFLFSVVNGYDACRNGWIRYNESCYLFSTTPVDWADALAICAAFKSQLLEIETAHEDTFIKNHLRSVHDHDSSPPSGYWMGLNDIEVPDDFRWVSSDKTATYVSWYPGQPEGHTHQNCGVLWTPFQFDWGDYFCKDTSLYFICEKGSMVDSGEIIG